A single Pygocentrus nattereri isolate fPygNat1 chromosome 28, fPygNat1.pri, whole genome shotgun sequence DNA region contains:
- the ubox5 gene encoding RING finger protein 37 produces MVVDLCLPHFQTTAHCNKLCADSYDVSNLLSGDPAARRRGFKLEYFLRPPLHVTLHFQTRVELCRVDIELWPCGMDQGSITRRLEIFTCSDLASKTSECAQETGQFKLVGRCDLREEILVCFKHSSFRHRAPFLEPPPEPTAQVKQHELWSRGLQSLRSVAQLRVSLPYGGAASALGIKSLAVWGIPAHCCPPLELEKFQKAHFKSLKPKPPAVSLVSPVTTSACSARPNPTSSETHIPEEFLDPLTQELMVLPVILPSGMVVDSSTLEEYQKQEATWGRLPNDPFTSVPFTKDSKPLPNPLLKSRIDSLMLQTGCTRVGSRNNLLNKPKPSKLTGLSRTESPSGSADLVSVQSSLAGPNETEIQQVQSAGSDITEKLHKDTISSNTSHSKVNESRFIQSGSCGERQRFMVKSVTETYSTGTENLRHCTKRKHQSDLSANTDWMSTYSSPLSKMPKTDASLILPTDSSQSSHEQRLSDSLDQALSSALNGLPRYTSQSKPEPETTSGQSQCGSCSCSLTVYSTTPPAYALPCSHLLCRSCLRREHLPSSQRLPITCPTCKASASPSTITRVHH; encoded by the exons ATGGTTGTCGACCTCTGCCTGCCACATTTTCAAACCACTGCTCACTGCAACAAG CTGTGCGCAGATAGTTACGATGTTTCCAATCTACTCTCTGGCGATCCTGCAGCTCGTCGTAGAGGTTTTAAACTGGAGTACTTCCTGCGTCCCCCGCTACACGTTACCCTGCACTTCCAGACGAGAGTCGAGTTGTGTCGTGTGGATATTGAACTTTGGCCCTGTGGTATGGACCAAGGCAGCATCACCAGGAGGCTTGAAATCTTCACTTGCTCTGATCTCGCCTCCAAGACCTCAGAATGTGCTCAAGAGACCGGACAGTTTAAGCTTGTGGGACGTTGTGATTTGAGAGAAGAAATCCTTGTGTGCTTTAAACATTCCAGTTTCAGACATCGAGCTCCCTTTCTTGAGCCCCCACCTGAGCCTACAGCCCAGGTAAAGCAGCATGAGCTGTGGAGCCGGGGCCTGCAGTCACTTAGATCAGTAGCCCAGCTTCGTGTCTCTTTACCTTATGGTGGGGCTGCTTCTGCCCTGGGAATCAAGTCTTTAGCAGTGTGGGGCATCCCGGCTCATTGTTGTCCTCCTTTAGAGCTGGAGAAGTTTCAGAAAGCCCATTTTAAGAGCTTGAAACCAAAGCCTCCTGCTGTATCACTGGTCTCACCTGTTACTACCTCTGCCTGTTCTGCTAGGCCAAACCCCACGTCCTCAGAAACCCATATTCCAGAAGAGTTCCTGGACCCTTTAACCCAGGAGCTCATGGTTCTGCCAGTGATCTTGCCCAGTGGCATGGTTGTGGACAGTAGCACCTTAGAGGAGTACCAAAAACAGGAAGCCACTTGGGGGCGTTTGCCAAATGACCCCTTCACTAGTGTTCCTTTTACAAAAGACTCAAAACCGCTTCCTAACCCGCTTCTTAAGAGCCGCATTGATAGTCTGATGCTACAGACTGGATGCACACGAGTCGGGAGCAGAAACAATCTACTGAACAAACCCAAACCTTCCAAACTCACAGGTCTATCACGTACTGAAAGCCCTTCTGGCTCAGCAGATTTGGTTAGTGTTCAGAGCTCACTAGCTGGACCTAATGAGACAGAGATCCAGCAGGTGCAATCAGCAGGTtctgacatcacagaaaaactACATAAGGACACCATCAGTAGCAATACAAGCCATAGTAAAGTAAATGAATCCAGGTTCATTCAATCTGGAAGTTGTGGAGAAAGACAAAGGTTTATGGTGAAGTCTGTAACTGAAACCTACAGTACTGGAACAGAGAACCTGAGGCATTGTACTAAAAGGAAACATCAGTCAGACCTTTCAGCTAATACGGACTGGATGTCTACTTATTCATCTCCTTTATCCAAAATGCCCAAAACTGATGCAAGCCTCATCCTCCCGACAG ACTCTAGCCAGTCCTCTCATGAGCAACGCCTGTCAGACAGTTTAGACCAAGCACTGAGTTCTGCTCTGAATGGTTTACCAAGATATACCTCACAAAGCAAGCCAGAACCAGAGACCACATCAG GACAGAGCCAGTGCGGGTCATGCTCTTGTTCTTTGACTGTTTACTCCACAACCCCACCTGCTTACGCGTTGCCCTGCAGTCACCTGCTGTGTCGATCATGCCTGCGGCGTGAGCACCTTCCCAGCTCACAGAGACTGCCCATCACATGCCCCACATGTAAAGCATCTGCCTCACCCAGCACAATCACACGAGTGCATCATTAA
- the LOC108430306 gene encoding vasopressin-neurophysin 2-copeptin: MPFLEIPGGRRCLKSSDVCANTDVKNRWVYKKSGCWTLLGVNRHKCADHWKMAMSDSSLAVCVLCLLALSTLSSACYIQNCPRGGKRSSPDTAAVRQCMACGPADRGRCFGPSICCAAELGCYVGSPEAAGCVEENYLPSPCESGGRVCGSEGGRCAAPGICCDSESCVLDPDCSEDSRYQHPVGESTTGLSSTSTGDILLRLFNLATRGQRQF, from the exons ATGCCATTTCTAGAAATCCCAGGTGGGAGGAGATGCCTGAAATCTTCTGACGTGTGCGCTAACACTGATGTGAAGAACAGATGGGTGTATAAAAAGAGTGGCTGCTGGACACTGCTCGGTGTGAACAGGCACAAGTGCGCTGACCACTGGAAAATGGCCATGTCTGACTCTTCGCTCGCAGTGTGTGTCCTCTGTCTCCTGGCACTGTCTACGCTCTCCTCAGCCTGTTACATCCAGAACTGCCCACGGGGAGGGAAACGCTCCTCTCCGGACACGGCTGCGGTCAGACAG TGTATGGCGTGTGGTCCTGCAGACAGGGGCCGCTGCTTTGGCCCCAGTATTTGCTGTGCTGCAGAACTGGGCTGCTATGTGGGCTCTCCAGAGGCAGCGGGCTGCGTGGAGGAGAACTACCTGCCCAGCCCGTGTGAGAGCGGAGGAAGAGTGTGTGGATCTGAGGGAGGCCGCTGCGCTGCACCGGGAATCTGCTGCGACTCAG AGAGCTGCGTTCTGGATCCAGACTGTTCAGAAGACAGCAGGTATCAGCACCCTGTGGGTGAAAGCACCACCGGACTGAGCAGCACCTCAACAGGGGACATTCTGTTACGTCTCTTCAACCTGGCCACCAGAGGACAGAGACAGTTTTGA
- the ccl27a gene encoding C-C motif chemokine 27a — MKAGRCHVRSHITLSPHLYTFTLLLTMELRVTALLLLVVCATIFTTTEGVIPRCCVGVSNSISCGVLRKVDKYEVQKTSSSCDTAALILHMKNKTYCAHPRYDKVLEMPKKNQRKWIRDCKKMLRKMTQ; from the exons ATGAAAGCTGGGCGTTGCCATGTGCGTTCACATATAACACTTTCCCCTCATCTGTACACTTTCACTCTCCTTCTCACCATGGAGCTCAGAGTTACAGCCCTGCTGCTTCTTGTCGTGTGCGCCACCATCTTCACCACCACTGAGG GAGTCATCCCACGGTGCTGTGTGGGAGTTTCAAACAGCATTTCCTGCGGAGTTTTACGCAAAGTTGATAAATATGAGGTACAGAAAACATCCAGCTCCTGTGACACTGCTGCCTTGAT ACTGCATATGAAAAACAAGACATACTGCGCACATCCTAGATATGATAAAGTCCTGGAAATGCCCAAAAAGAACCAGCGCAAGTGGATCCGGGATTGCAAGAAAATGCTACGAAAAATGACGCAGTGA